From Calothrix sp. PCC 6303, a single genomic window includes:
- a CDS encoding glycosyltransferase family 2 protein, translating into MNKLLTIAIPTYNCAVTLDEQLGWLANAIAGYESECEVLISDNASQDNTQAVIKKWQENLSNVDFRVNQNLINIGVMKNIAYCLKSTSSKYVWVIGDDETIQTNAVSYVIQNLKAHPDLSLLSLNYSRFDLPNNRIVKGRNFDIAEEELVVDGRTFIENNISENIFGLGFISAQIYQTEVVQLALEIWKSSINNLEGQIYWGAFCALQGSIKFSRDVYLVYTYGTNALANQRLWFRVRYADLPIVYAKLREIGYSRNFCRELIIKHFTTKNNAKMILGAIRRWPVLGVKTVSLYLILVCASIASSILSPKEVKV; encoded by the coding sequence ATGAATAAACTGCTGACAATCGCAATTCCTACATATAACTGTGCAGTTACACTAGATGAGCAACTGGGATGGTTGGCAAATGCGATCGCAGGTTATGAATCTGAGTGTGAAGTCTTGATTTCTGACAATGCATCTCAGGATAATACGCAGGCAGTTATTAAAAAATGGCAAGAAAATTTAAGCAATGTTGACTTTCGAGTTAACCAAAATCTAATTAATATCGGAGTGATGAAAAATATTGCTTACTGCCTCAAAAGTACCAGTAGTAAGTATGTTTGGGTAATTGGTGATGATGAAACAATTCAAACTAATGCTGTAAGTTATGTGATTCAAAATTTAAAAGCACATCCTGATTTATCACTACTTAGTCTCAATTATTCTCGATTTGACTTACCTAATAATAGAATAGTTAAGGGTCGTAATTTTGACATTGCTGAAGAAGAGTTAGTTGTGGATGGTAGAACATTTATAGAGAATAATATCTCAGAAAATATTTTTGGCTTAGGATTTATAAGCGCCCAAATATACCAAACTGAAGTTGTTCAATTAGCTTTAGAAATCTGGAAATCAAGCATTAATAACCTGGAAGGACAGATATATTGGGGTGCGTTTTGCGCTCTACAAGGAAGTATTAAATTTAGCCGTGATGTTTATTTAGTTTATACCTATGGGACTAATGCATTGGCAAATCAGAGGCTGTGGTTTCGGGTACGTTATGCCGATTTACCGATAGTTTATGCTAAATTGCGGGAAATTGGATACAGTCGAAATTTTTGTCGAGAATTAATTATTAAACACTTCACAACCAAAAATAATGCAAAGATGATTTTGGGTGCAATCAGAAGATGGCCCGTTTTGGGAGTTAAAACTGTGTCACTTTATTTGATTTTGGTGTGTGCTTCAATTGCATCAAGTATTTTAAGCCCGAAAGAAGTCAAAGTATAG
- a CDS encoding adenylate/guanylate cyclase domain-containing protein: MTKTRKFERLVLNSDFLIVEMSDELHLFADSQTELHIGNDARLSFPELMGIEEILISILQGQQDLFELEEIQRSYIDKPDRYLDIYIFCDQAITNQTPDNYLTVLFEDITEKIIVKRKVMQKYHELGLLSSVLSSYKNYMDKVITSMGDALIVTTKSGYIKKINRAAVNLFGYREEELVNQKISLIIDENQLLQQAIQRPGAFQEYLKNVEVVCKNKNREKLLVSFSCSVIIKADQTSEDIIYVGRDITARQRRQQRNCTQFGITRILSESQSLKQAMPEILRIVCESLGWDLGELWTSSEYISIPSESSYVDPILRCVEIWSSRIVSVREFKALTWQTTYSLGMGLPGRVWLMGSPLWVRDIVEDEDVTQNLYDESRSQLAANCNLHAAFGFPILDDNQIFGVMTFFSREVQPPDIDLLQMMVSVGSQIAEFIKRKHAEEALLASEERYRDLFENANDLIISVNPYGRFIYANRAWYETMGYSQADIENINIIDIIHPEYRSSSRQSFTRILSGNGFEQIQTVLMTKNGNQVVLEGNISCRFVDGKPVATRGIFRDITSRIAAEIALRQQQEQTERLLLNILPEVIANQLKQYPGNIAEDYADVSVLFADLVGFTQIASQVSAIQLVKLLNQIFSAFDLLCDRYNLEKIKTIGDAYMVVGGLPMRRQDHADAIAFMALDMQDAIAQFNQENQQNLNIRIGIHSGSVVAGVIGIKKFTYDLWGDTVNIASRMESQGIPGQIQVTEVTYNLLKDKFELQQRGEIEIKGKGKMMTYLLVGVQGK, translated from the coding sequence ATGACAAAAACACGCAAATTTGAGCGTTTGGTGTTAAATAGCGATTTTTTAATTGTGGAAATGTCAGATGAACTCCATCTATTTGCAGATTCCCAAACTGAACTTCATATAGGTAATGATGCAAGATTAAGTTTCCCAGAATTGATGGGAATCGAAGAAATTTTAATCTCAATTTTACAAGGACAACAAGATTTATTTGAATTAGAAGAAATTCAGCGCTCTTATATTGATAAACCAGATAGATATCTTGATATATATATTTTTTGTGACCAAGCAATAACAAATCAAACACCTGATAATTATCTGACTGTTTTATTTGAAGATATCACAGAAAAGATCATAGTCAAAAGAAAAGTGATGCAAAAATATCACGAATTGGGTTTACTATCTAGTGTTTTGTCTTCCTATAAAAACTACATGGATAAAGTTATTACTTCAATGGGAGATGCATTGATAGTAACTACAAAATCTGGATATATTAAAAAAATCAATCGAGCCGCAGTTAATTTATTTGGATATAGGGAAGAAGAGTTAGTTAACCAAAAGATTTCTTTAATCATTGATGAAAATCAACTTTTACAGCAAGCAATTCAAAGACCTGGCGCATTTCAGGAATATTTAAAAAATGTTGAAGTTGTTTGTAAAAATAAAAATCGAGAAAAATTGCTAGTTTCTTTCTCCTGTTCTGTCATCATCAAAGCAGATCAAACTTCCGAAGATATTATTTATGTCGGTCGGGATATTACAGCTAGACAACGTAGACAACAACGCAATTGTACCCAATTTGGAATTACACGGATTTTATCAGAATCTCAATCCCTTAAACAGGCAATGCCAGAGATTTTGCGAATAGTTTGTGAAAGCTTGGGATGGGATTTGGGAGAACTTTGGACATCAAGTGAATATATATCAATCCCATCAGAATCAAGTTATGTGGATCCAATTTTACGATGTGTAGAAATTTGGTCTTCTCGTATTGTCTCAGTGCGTGAATTTAAAGCTTTAACCTGGCAAACTACCTATTCTTTGGGGATGGGTTTACCTGGTAGAGTTTGGTTAATGGGTTCACCTTTGTGGGTGCGTGATATTGTCGAGGATGAAGACGTAACCCAAAATCTCTATGATGAAAGTCGTTCCCAGTTAGCAGCAAACTGTAATTTGCACGCGGCATTTGGTTTTCCCATCCTTGATGATAACCAAATTTTTGGGGTGATGACTTTTTTTAGCCGTGAGGTTCAACCACCTGATATTGACTTATTACAGATGATGGTTTCTGTTGGTAGCCAAATTGCTGAATTTATCAAACGCAAACATGCAGAAGAAGCACTTTTAGCGAGTGAAGAAAGATATCGTGATTTATTTGAAAATGCCAATGATTTAATTATTTCGGTAAATCCCTACGGACGATTCATTTATGCTAATCGTGCTTGGTATGAAACCATGGGATATTCTCAAGCAGATATCGAAAATATCAACATTATTGATATCATTCATCCTGAATATCGTAGTAGTTCTCGACAGTCTTTTACTAGAATTTTATCTGGGAATGGTTTTGAGCAGATTCAAACAGTTTTAATGACTAAAAATGGCAACCAAGTTGTTTTGGAAGGAAATATTAGTTGTAGATTTGTCGATGGGAAACCAGTGGCAACCAGGGGAATTTTTCGAGATATTACCAGTCGCATCGCAGCAGAAATTGCCCTGCGTCAGCAACAAGAACAAACAGAACGTTTGTTGCTAAACATCTTACCAGAAGTGATTGCCAATCAGTTGAAGCAATATCCTGGCAACATTGCCGAAGATTATGCTGATGTTTCGGTGTTATTTGCTGATTTAGTTGGTTTTACTCAAATTGCATCCCAAGTTAGTGCAATTCAACTAGTTAAACTCCTGAATCAGATTTTCTCAGCATTTGATCTGTTATGCGATCGCTATAACCTAGAAAAGATTAAAACCATTGGTGATGCTTACATGGTGGTGGGTGGTTTACCGATGCGAAGACAGGATCATGCTGATGCTATCGCATTTATGGCGCTAGATATGCAAGACGCGATCGCGCAATTCAACCAAGAGAATCAACAAAACCTCAATATCCGCATTGGTATCCACAGTGGTTCTGTAGTGGCAGGTGTAATTGGAATTAAAAAGTTTACCTATGACCTCTGGGGAGATACGGTCAATATAGCCAGTAGAATGGAATCCCAAGGCATTCCTGGACAAATTCAAGTAACAGAAGTTACATATAATTTATTGAAAGATAAATTTGAACTGCAACAGCGTGGTGAAATCGAAATTAAGGGTAAGGGAAAAATGATGACTTATTTATTAGTTGGTGTTCAAGGTAAATAG
- a CDS encoding pentapeptide repeat-containing protein, with amino-acid sequence MKSQVIAAATFFSTMTLMASTAYGANSEQFRQLLANKNCQACDLSGAGLVMADLVGANLSGANLTGANLSRANLTGADLRGANLTGASLFGANLSGAKLDGANLAGTDLRNAYLHNAQLTNSAINGANFQGAVGIPSQVATPEEFYALGVNSADKGNHQQAMDYFNQAIALKPEYAGAYLARGITRYQTFDRSGAFQDAQVAEKLFTSQNNDNGKLTTQAFIMELKAPQEGKVSTGKPSFFDFFSGVASVLLQFLPF; translated from the coding sequence ATGAAAAGCCAGGTTATCGCTGCCGCTACATTTTTCAGTACCATGACTCTGATGGCTTCTACTGCCTATGGTGCTAATTCAGAACAATTCCGACAATTATTAGCTAACAAGAACTGCCAAGCCTGTGATTTGAGCGGTGCTGGCTTAGTTATGGCTGATTTGGTGGGGGCTAATTTAAGTGGTGCTAATTTGACTGGTGCCAATTTGAGCCGCGCTAATTTAACAGGTGCCGATTTACGTGGTGCCAACTTAACTGGTGCTAGTTTGTTTGGTGCTAATCTCAGTGGTGCCAAGCTAGACGGGGCAAATTTAGCGGGTACAGATTTGAGAAATGCTTACCTGCATAATGCTCAATTAACGAATTCGGCAATTAATGGGGCAAATTTCCAAGGTGCAGTGGGAATTCCTTCCCAAGTAGCAACACCAGAGGAATTTTATGCTTTGGGAGTAAATTCTGCTGATAAGGGAAACCATCAGCAGGCTATGGATTACTTTAATCAAGCGATCGCACTCAAGCCAGAATATGCTGGTGCATACCTGGCTCGTGGTATCACCCGTTACCAAACTTTTGATCGTTCCGGTGCATTCCAAGATGCTCAAGTCGCTGAAAAGCTTTTTACCAGTCAAAATAATGATAATGGAAAGCTGACTACTCAAGCTTTTATTATGGAACTTAAAGCACCCCAAGAAGGTAAAGTCAGCACAGGGAAACCCAGCTTTTTTGATTTCTTCAGTGGTGTTGCCTCTGTTTTATTGCAGTTTTTGCCATTTTAA
- a CDS encoding glycosyltransferase yields MSHIGILCPGAIGHLNPMCNLGIELLRRGHKVTLFGVPEVKEKIAQSNLEFYEIGASDFPIGSIENMYAQLGKLTGLEGSKLVIQFFKKEADMLFREAPNAIRSAGIELLLVDQVTGAGGTIADYLNLPFITICNALPLNQEPGIPPSFTHWEYQNIWWAKLRNQLGYTLINYLTQPIWDTLVQQRKKWHLPPHHTRSDLYSQLAQIAQLPQQLDFPREKIVPWFHYAGLLKNPSNIEPVSLNNQSFSFEHLNDKPLIYANLGTLQSHNWQIFHRIAESCLDIDAQLVISLGNPKADPSKTNFPGNPLVVPFPPHQKLIDRSGLVITHAGSTAVSCLSSGVPMVAIPITTDQPGMAARVAQAGAGEVVSLKKLNASNLKSAIKRVLENPTYRDNAEKLRSAIQDAGGVNYATDVIEQVIHTKAPVLQLFSVK; encoded by the coding sequence ATGTCTCATATTGGTATTCTTTGTCCTGGAGCAATTGGGCACCTCAACCCAATGTGTAACCTGGGAATTGAACTATTGCGTCGCGGACACAAAGTCACATTGTTTGGTGTACCAGAAGTCAAGGAAAAAATTGCTCAGTCCAACTTAGAGTTTTATGAAATCGGAGCTAGTGATTTTCCTATTGGTAGCATAGAAAACATGTATGCTCAACTGGGGAAATTAACCGGATTGGAAGGTTCTAAATTAGTCATCCAGTTTTTTAAAAAAGAAGCTGATATGTTGTTTCGTGAGGCTCCCAATGCTATCCGTAGCGCTGGAATAGAACTTCTGCTAGTAGATCAAGTTACTGGTGCAGGGGGAACCATCGCCGATTATCTTAACTTACCATTCATTACAATTTGCAACGCCTTACCTCTAAATCAAGAACCTGGTATTCCACCTTCCTTTACTCACTGGGAATATCAAAATATTTGGTGGGCTAAACTACGCAATCAATTAGGATATACTCTAATCAATTATCTAACCCAACCTATTTGGGATACGCTAGTTCAGCAAAGAAAAAAATGGCATTTGCCACCTCACCATACGCGAAGTGATTTATATTCGCAACTTGCCCAAATTGCTCAATTACCTCAGCAACTCGATTTTCCCCGCGAGAAAATCGTACCTTGGTTTCATTATGCAGGGCTTCTCAAAAACCCTTCAAATATAGAACCTGTATCCTTAAATAACCAGTCTTTCTCTTTTGAACATCTCAACGACAAGCCACTAATATACGCAAATTTAGGTACACTACAAAGCCATAATTGGCAAATTTTTCATCGCATTGCAGAATCTTGTTTAGATATTGACGCACAGTTAGTTATTTCCTTAGGAAATCCGAAAGCAGACCCCTCCAAGACCAATTTCCCTGGCAATCCACTTGTGGTTCCTTTCCCACCTCACCAAAAACTCATTGATCGTTCGGGGTTAGTGATCACTCATGCAGGTAGCACAGCGGTAAGTTGTTTAAGTAGTGGAGTTCCCATGGTTGCGATTCCGATTACTACCGATCAACCTGGTATGGCAGCAAGGGTTGCTCAAGCTGGTGCGGGTGAAGTTGTTTCTCTGAAAAAACTGAATGCTTCCAACTTAAAGTCGGCAATTAAACGAGTACTGGAAAATCCCACTTATCGAGATAATGCGGAGAAATTACGTTCTGCTATTCAGGATGCAGGAGGAGTAAACTATGCTACCGATGTTATCGAACAGGTGATACATACCAAAGCCCCTGTTTTACAGCTATTTTCAGTTAAATAG
- a CDS encoding pentapeptide repeat-containing protein, whose amino-acid sequence MHHSNQRHKLLITLTTILTGAICLAGVGIYVVLKAAENPIKSEISTSETSTIPTDTAPVETSVTSSSEGSTSATVVIPKVDTPKNFGGVNWQGRNFQTMNLSKAQLGGANLSRGNLSGVDLSGANLGGANLTQANLVNANLSGADLRGANLGGANLKGANLSGALLDGANTTGAIMLQR is encoded by the coding sequence ATGCACCACTCAAATCAGCGTCATAAATTGCTTATTACCCTCACCACAATATTGACTGGGGCAATTTGTCTGGCTGGAGTTGGGATTTATGTAGTTCTCAAAGCTGCGGAAAACCCGATAAAGTCTGAAATATCTACATCAGAAACATCTACTATACCCACAGACACAGCACCAGTTGAAACATCCGTCACATCTTCCAGTGAAGGCAGTACATCTGCGACAGTAGTTATCCCCAAAGTTGATACTCCGAAAAACTTTGGTGGTGTTAACTGGCAAGGTAGGAATTTCCAAACAATGAACTTAAGCAAAGCGCAATTAGGTGGGGCAAATTTGAGTCGGGGAAATTTGAGTGGTGTTGATTTGAGTGGTGCAAATCTTGGTGGGGCAAACTTGACTCAAGCGAACTTAGTAAATGCGAATTTGAGTGGTGCTGATTTAAGAGGTGCAAACCTTGGGGGTGCAAATCTCAAAGGAGCAAATTTGAGTGGTGCGTTGTTAGATGGTGCCAATACCACAGGTGCAATTATGCTGCAAAGATGA
- a CDS encoding ATP-dependent helicase gives MPDSPPLTPTPTTFSRTSAINGIRDSLRLGQQKMADWESGKLAVSAVPGAGKSTGMAAAAAIAIARQYQQAENGFKNNRRQLVVVTFTRSAAANIKIKIREYLKKLSLPQTGFIVQTLHGLALNIASRHPELSGLDLENVTLITPNQSHRFIRTAVENWISSHPQDYLRLLEGTQFDGEETERLRRQSVLRTEVLPELATTVIHEAKSSGIFPQELRKLTHQTNDEYGILSIAAGLYEQYKNLMQLRDFIDYDDMILAALRVLNNPSARKIEQNQVFAVFEDEAQDSSPLQTQLLEILATDATPNPNINLIRVGDPNQAINSTFTPADPIYFREFCSECSNINRLATMDVAGRSTKIVIEAANFALNWVNSRYQGNPESEHNPKNFLTPFRPQIIHPVDPTDPQPNANPEHVGRGLELYTPRDIHHTVELLSQRIIELFTPEPSQISAAILVRENRQGRFLAEKLAPICKQNNIILYDAGERDRHSHVPEEILALLQLCDRPHSPDYLKAALQVMVQRQLIPTQDLNALASLPEDFLYPSPLTAPPTADVEKAAHLCRSLLRARLELPLYQLIPFLALTLNYDQAELATADKLAERVNIQISTNNSLGGMLVILSEIVSSERFESVETENIEARYTGKGQLTIITMHKAKGLDWDYVFLPFLHENLIPGRFWVPPQRQFLGNFTLSEVARAQIRSALHQEAVPDVTAAWEQAKYLKTAEEYRLLYVAMTRAKRLLWMSAAQKAPFTWSKPENLQEQAACPVFLALKRQFPQCVVKNQ, from the coding sequence ATGCCTGATTCCCCACCACTCACACCCACACCAACAACATTTTCACGAACTTCGGCAATCAACGGAATTCGTGACAGTTTGCGATTGGGACAGCAAAAAATGGCAGATTGGGAATCGGGAAAATTGGCAGTATCCGCAGTCCCCGGTGCAGGCAAGTCTACAGGAATGGCGGCTGCTGCGGCAATAGCGATCGCGCGGCAATACCAACAAGCAGAAAATGGATTCAAAAATAACCGCAGACAACTGGTGGTTGTGACTTTTACCCGTTCTGCGGCTGCTAATATTAAAATTAAGATTCGTGAATATTTAAAGAAATTATCCCTACCCCAAACAGGCTTTATCGTCCAAACTCTCCACGGATTAGCCTTAAATATTGCCAGTCGTCATCCCGAATTATCTGGTTTAGACCTAGAAAACGTCACTTTAATTACACCCAACCAAAGCCACAGATTCATCCGCACCGCTGTGGAAAATTGGATATCTTCCCATCCCCAAGACTATTTGAGACTTTTGGAAGGAACACAATTTGATGGGGAAGAAACCGAAAGATTACGGAGACAATCGGTATTACGTACCGAAGTGCTACCAGAACTAGCCACAACAGTTATTCACGAAGCCAAAAGTTCGGGAATATTCCCCCAGGAACTACGAAAACTCACCCATCAAACCAACGATGAGTACGGCATCCTCAGCATCGCCGCCGGATTGTATGAACAATATAAAAACTTGATGCAGCTAAGGGACTTCATCGATTACGATGACATGATTTTAGCAGCATTACGTGTCCTGAATAACCCTTCCGCCCGAAAAATCGAGCAAAACCAAGTATTTGCAGTCTTTGAAGATGAAGCCCAAGATTCTAGCCCTTTACAAACCCAACTCTTAGAAATCTTAGCCACCGATGCGACACCCAACCCCAACATTAACTTAATCCGTGTCGGCGATCCAAATCAAGCCATTAATTCCACCTTTACCCCCGCAGATCCCATCTACTTTCGGGAATTTTGCTCAGAATGTAGCAACATCAACCGACTTGCGACAATGGATGTCGCTGGACGCAGTACCAAAATCGTCATCGAAGCGGCAAATTTCGCCTTAAATTGGGTAAATAGCCGCTACCAAGGCAACCCAGAATCAGAACATAACCCGAAAAACTTCCTCACCCCCTTCCGTCCCCAAATCATTCACCCTGTAGACCCCACAGACCCCCAACCCAACGCGAATCCAGAACATGTGGGAAGAGGGTTAGAACTATATACCCCCCGCGACATCCACCACACCGTCGAATTACTATCACAACGCATCATCGAACTATTCACACCCGAACCCAGCCAAATCTCCGCTGCAATCCTAGTGAGGGAAAACCGTCAAGGACGCTTCCTTGCCGAAAAACTCGCCCCAATTTGTAAACAAAATAATATTATCCTGTACGATGCCGGAGAACGCGATCGCCATTCCCACGTACCTGAGGAAATACTAGCACTTCTCCAGTTATGCGATCGCCCTCACTCCCCAGACTACTTAAAAGCTGCCCTTCAAGTCATGGTACAGCGCCAATTGATACCAACCCAAGATTTGAACGCCTTAGCATCTCTCCCCGAAGACTTCCTCTATCCCAGTCCCCTCACAGCACCTCCAACCGCAGACGTAGAAAAAGCTGCACACCTGTGTCGGAGTTTACTTCGCGCTCGTTTAGAGTTGCCACTGTATCAACTCATACCCTTTCTTGCCCTCACCCTCAACTACGACCAAGCAGAACTTGCCACAGCCGACAAGCTAGCAGAGCGGGTAAATATACAAATCTCCACCAATAATTCTCTGGGTGGGATGTTAGTTATATTGAGTGAAATCGTTAGTTCTGAGCGCTTTGAGTCGGTGGAAACCGAAAATATCGAAGCCCGCTACACCGGGAAAGGGCAGTTAACAATTATCACCATGCACAAAGCCAAGGGGCTAGATTGGGATTACGTATTTCTACCTTTTCTGCATGAAAATTTAATACCCGGCAGATTCTGGGTTCCTCCCCAAAGGCAATTCCTGGGAAACTTTACCCTTTCCGAAGTTGCCCGCGCTCAAATTCGTTCTGCACTGCACCAAGAAGCAGTGCCAGATGTTACCGCAGCTTGGGAACAAGCAAAATACCTGAAAACCGCTGAAGAATACCGTTTACTCTATGTTGCCATGACCAGGGCAAAACGCTTACTGTGGATGTCTGCGGCACAAAAAGCACCTTTTACCTGGAGTAAACCCGAAAATCTCCAAGAACAAGCTGCTTGTCCGGTATTTTTGGCATTAAAACGGCAATTTCCCCAATGTGTTGTTAAAAATCAGTAA